A window of the Streptomyces luomodiensis genome harbors these coding sequences:
- a CDS encoding TIGR03943 family putative permease subunit → MKRNVQVLLLLFLGVGLLHISLLTDLYLRYVRPGLRPALIASGVLLIVLGAVSAARDGFPFNRPRTDGHDHHDGHGHGHDHAGGPKVAWLLYVPALTILFLAPPALGSYTAARDEAAAPKAPSSSSSSGESLFPALPDTGVVPMSLNDFSARAVWDTDRTLKGHTVRLTGFVTPSGHGTWYVSRLVISCCAADAQVRKVRVHGAPAPPADAWVTVTGTWHPTGKVGTDDASPALDATAVRRVPEPKDPYHDLG, encoded by the coding sequence GTGAAGCGCAACGTCCAGGTGTTGCTGCTGCTGTTCCTCGGCGTCGGTCTGCTGCACATCTCCCTGCTGACCGATCTGTATCTGCGCTATGTGCGTCCGGGCCTGCGTCCCGCGCTCATCGCCTCCGGGGTGCTGCTGATCGTGCTCGGGGCGGTCAGCGCCGCCCGCGACGGCTTCCCCTTCAACCGTCCCCGCACGGACGGCCACGACCACCACGACGGCCATGGCCACGGCCACGACCACGCGGGCGGACCGAAGGTGGCCTGGCTGCTGTACGTACCGGCCCTGACCATCCTGTTCCTGGCGCCGCCCGCGCTCGGCTCGTACACCGCCGCCCGCGACGAGGCGGCGGCCCCGAAGGCCCCCTCCTCCTCGTCCTCCTCGGGTGAGAGCCTCTTCCCCGCCCTGCCGGACACCGGTGTGGTGCCGATGTCGCTGAACGACTTCAGCGCCCGTGCGGTCTGGGACACCGACCGCACGCTGAAGGGCCACACCGTCCGGCTCACCGGATTCGTCACCCCCTCGGGCCACGGCACCTGGTACGTCAGCCGGCTCGTCATCAGCTGCTGCGCCGCCGACGCCCAGGTGCGCAAGGTGCGGGTGCACGGGGCCCCGGCACCGCCCGCCGACGCCTGGGTGACGGTCACCGGCACCTGGCATCCCACCGGGAAGGTGGGCACGGACGACGCCAGCCCCGCCCTGGACGCCACCGCCGTACGGCGCGTCCCCGAGCCCAAGGACCCGTACCACGACCTGGGCTGA
- a CDS encoding amidase domain-containing protein: MKSTTFRSAAVGAVLTAALSAVALPASAASAAESAAAAGTVDAATAQSFGRLADAVLTQRTAALLDNERSARRAAPLAANNVRLSAGATRAEDTALSALRTRKARLAALGEAYTSADTRVAVDGVRVEAGHATVQATETTTLTYRKVRGDEPTTTGFQAHHRLSFTAAADGTWQLTGLTSADDGPLAVNEPGTARVAAGTTALPEATPAATTVPSRPQTKPAGSYDYAAMASYAEKYWQNYNTAYRKFNDDGGDCTNFVSQALKAGGWAHQSGDYDDYHSWWYDTSYQSTSWVGANEWSWFTLDSKRATNLANVYDMGVGDVMQMDFDKDGSKDHTMVVTYRSASGVPYLTYHSVNTYRRSVASIIASYPNSAYYAYRT; this comes from the coding sequence GGCGGCGGCCGGCACCGTGGACGCCGCGACCGCGCAGTCCTTCGGACGGCTGGCCGACGCGGTGCTGACCCAGCGCACGGCGGCTCTGCTGGACAACGAGCGGTCGGCGCGGCGCGCGGCCCCGCTCGCCGCGAACAACGTCCGCCTGTCGGCCGGCGCGACCCGGGCCGAGGACACCGCGCTGTCCGCGCTGCGCACCCGCAAGGCGCGGCTGGCGGCCCTGGGCGAGGCGTACACCTCCGCCGACACCCGGGTGGCGGTGGACGGGGTGCGGGTCGAGGCCGGGCACGCCACGGTCCAGGCCACCGAGACCACGACGCTGACGTACCGGAAGGTGCGCGGCGACGAGCCCACGACCACCGGCTTCCAGGCACACCACCGGCTGAGCTTCACCGCCGCGGCGGACGGGACGTGGCAGCTGACCGGCCTCACCTCGGCCGACGACGGTCCGCTGGCGGTCAACGAGCCCGGTACGGCGCGGGTGGCGGCCGGGACGACGGCCCTGCCCGAGGCGACGCCCGCCGCCACCACGGTGCCGTCCCGGCCGCAGACGAAGCCCGCGGGCAGCTATGACTACGCGGCGATGGCCTCGTACGCGGAGAAGTACTGGCAGAACTACAACACCGCCTACCGGAAGTTCAACGACGACGGCGGGGACTGCACCAACTTCGTGAGCCAGGCCCTGAAGGCGGGCGGCTGGGCCCACCAGTCCGGCGACTACGACGACTACCACAGCTGGTGGTACGACACCTCGTACCAGTCGACGTCCTGGGTGGGCGCCAACGAGTGGTCCTGGTTCACGCTGGACTCCAAGCGGGCCACCAACCTGGCGAACGTCTACGACATGGGCGTCGGCGACGTGATGCAGATGGATTTCGACAAGGACGGGTCCAAGGACCACACCATGGTCGTCACCTACCGGAGCGCGAGCGGGGTCCCGTATCTGACCTACCACTCGGTGAACACCTACCGCAGGTCCGTGGCCAGCATCATCGCCTCGTACCCGAACTCGGCCTACTACGCCTACCGCACCTGA
- a CDS encoding class I SAM-dependent methyltransferase has protein sequence MDRNIRTVDDVLRLLDGLFAPEADRWTAGGASWWDGFYADRSKPVPFFAAKPDEHLVSCLDRGLIAPGRALDLGCGPGRNALHLASRGFTVDAVDLSPTAIAWAEERARETGAEIRFHHGDAFALTTGELAGPYDLICDSGCFHHLPPHRRISYLDLVERVLAPGGHLALTCFAAGAMGSELPDAAFYRQSGLHGGLAYTPESLRWIFSELTEIELRRMRDEPPDSPLFGEPFLWTALFRRATETGSTAVRGPAAT, from the coding sequence GTGGACCGGAACATACGCACGGTGGACGACGTCCTGCGGCTCCTGGACGGCCTGTTCGCGCCGGAGGCCGACCGCTGGACGGCCGGTGGTGCCTCCTGGTGGGACGGTTTCTACGCGGACCGGTCCAAGCCGGTGCCGTTCTTCGCGGCCAAGCCCGACGAACATCTGGTGTCCTGTCTCGACCGTGGGCTGATCGCCCCGGGCCGGGCCCTCGACCTGGGGTGCGGCCCCGGCCGCAACGCCCTCCACCTCGCCTCCCGGGGCTTCACGGTGGACGCCGTCGACCTCTCGCCCACGGCCATCGCCTGGGCCGAGGAGCGCGCCCGGGAGACCGGGGCCGAGATCCGGTTCCACCACGGCGACGCCTTCGCCCTCACCACCGGCGAACTCGCCGGTCCATACGACCTGATCTGCGATTCCGGCTGTTTCCACCATCTTCCCCCGCACCGCCGGATCAGCTACCTCGACCTTGTCGAGCGCGTCCTGGCCCCCGGCGGCCATCTCGCCCTCACCTGCTTCGCGGCGGGCGCCATGGGCTCGGAACTCCCCGACGCGGCCTTCTACCGCCAGTCCGGGCTGCACGGTGGTCTCGCCTACACACCCGAGTCCCTGCGCTGGATCTTCTCCGAGCTGACCGAGATCGAACTGCGCCGCATGCGCGACGAGCCCCCCGACTCCCCGCTCTTCGGGGAGCCGTTCCTGTGGACAGCCCTCTTCCGCCGCGCCACGGAGACGGGGAGCACGGCGGTCCGAGGGCCGGCCGCCACCTGA
- a CDS encoding phage tail protein, whose translation MPGMNPNEIRVAGTGRILTAPLGTTVPADVSTEWAAGWKDLGYTTTDGIKFNKKDKIDPVDTWQSVSPARFVYSDRDLTLKFQLLQLNEDTLPFFFGGDAVTETEAGSQVYRYELAAEPKKDERMLGVEFADGDVIRYRFVIRRGQVTETEELQLTRTAAVRLGVTFTALAVDNATPLATWLMNDPAFAGS comes from the coding sequence ATGCCCGGAATGAACCCCAATGAGATCCGTGTCGCGGGGACCGGCCGCATCCTGACCGCACCGCTGGGCACCACCGTCCCGGCCGATGTCTCCACGGAGTGGGCGGCGGGCTGGAAGGACCTCGGGTACACCACCACCGACGGCATCAAGTTCAACAAGAAGGACAAGATCGACCCGGTGGACACCTGGCAGTCGGTCAGCCCCGCCCGCTTCGTCTACTCCGACCGCGATCTCACTCTGAAGTTCCAGCTCCTCCAGCTCAACGAGGACACCCTGCCGTTCTTCTTCGGCGGTGATGCGGTGACGGAGACCGAGGCCGGGTCCCAGGTGTACCGCTATGAACTCGCCGCCGAGCCGAAGAAGGACGAGCGGATGCTGGGCGTGGAGTTCGCGGACGGCGATGTCATCAGGTACCGGTTCGTCATCCGCCGCGGCCAGGTCACCGAGACCGAGGAGCTCCAGCTCACCCGTACGGCCGCGGTCCGGCTCGGCGTCACCTTCACGGCGCTGGCCGTGGACAACGCCACCCCGCTGGCCACCTGGCTGATGAACGACCCGGCGTTCGCCGGATCCTGA
- the speB gene encoding agmatinase translates to MTEPRGPVDSSRIPRFAGPATFARLPRLDEVARADVAVVGVPFDAGVSYRPGARFGPAAVREASRLLRPYHPGLDVSPFATQQVADAGDIAVNPFDIGEAIETIQDAADRLQADGTRLVTIGGDHTIALPLLRAAARRHGPVAVLHFDAHLDTWDTYFGAEHTHGTPFRRAVEEGVVDTSALSHVGTRGPLYGKEDLTEDQKLGFGIVTSADVYRRGADEVADQLRGRIGDRPLYISIDIDCLDPAHAPGTGTPEAGGLTSRELLEILRGLAGCHLVGADVVEVAPAYDHAEITSVAASHVAYDLIGLLALRPGLPARGA, encoded by the coding sequence ATGACCGAACCCCGAGGGCCCGTCGACTCCTCCCGGATCCCACGCTTCGCCGGCCCCGCCACGTTCGCCCGGCTGCCCCGCCTCGACGAGGTGGCCCGCGCCGATGTGGCCGTGGTGGGCGTCCCGTTCGACGCCGGCGTCTCCTACCGCCCCGGCGCCCGCTTCGGGCCCGCCGCGGTCCGTGAGGCCAGCCGGCTGCTCCGCCCCTACCACCCGGGGCTCGACGTGTCCCCGTTCGCCACCCAGCAGGTGGCCGACGCCGGTGACATCGCCGTCAACCCGTTCGACATCGGCGAGGCCATCGAGACCATCCAGGACGCCGCCGACCGCCTCCAGGCCGACGGCACCCGCCTGGTCACCATCGGCGGCGACCACACCATCGCGCTGCCGCTGCTGCGCGCCGCCGCACGGCGGCACGGCCCGGTCGCGGTGCTCCACTTCGACGCGCACCTGGACACCTGGGACACCTACTTCGGCGCCGAGCACACCCACGGCACCCCGTTCCGCCGGGCCGTGGAGGAGGGCGTCGTCGACACCTCCGCCCTCTCGCACGTCGGCACCCGCGGTCCGCTGTACGGCAAGGAGGACCTCACCGAGGACCAGAAGCTGGGCTTCGGCATCGTCACCTCCGCCGATGTCTACCGGCGCGGCGCCGACGAGGTGGCCGACCAGCTGCGCGGGCGCATCGGCGACCGGCCGCTGTACATCTCCATCGACATCGACTGCCTCGACCCGGCCCACGCCCCCGGCACCGGCACCCCGGAGGCGGGCGGCCTGACCTCCCGGGAGCTCCTGGAGATCCTGCGCGGGCTCGCGGGATGCCATCTGGTCGGCGCGGACGTGGTGGAGGTGGCGCCCGCCTACGACCACGCCGAGATCACCTCGGTCGCGGCCTCCCACGTCGCCTACGACCTGATCGGCCTGCTCGCGCTGCGCCCTGGTCTGCCTGCTCGCGGAGCATGA
- a CDS encoding polysaccharide pyruvyl transferase family protein, whose translation MARSAGKVLLTGWFSFLDGEATAGDVLALRRVRAVLDHAGIPYDVAWSPGYRAEALHLSDAAEDSYSHLVFLCGPLHGPQVEELHTRFRHCVRVAVGTSVIDASSPAVGGFHQVLARDAPGGAPGVRDLAAGAPAGAATPVVGVVLTHGQGEYGRARRHDEVAEALTRWLAAKDCARLELTTRLDTRDWRLCATAEQFESVVRRLDLVVTDRLHGLVVALRSGVPALAVDPVDGGAKLSAQARALDWPATLGAGQLHPAELDRWWRWCLTSGRALAERRRRELLATPARGAAVDATDAVLTALSAAVSTSPGRPRGG comes from the coding sequence ATGGCGAGGAGTGCGGGCAAGGTCCTGCTCACCGGCTGGTTCAGCTTCCTCGACGGCGAGGCCACCGCGGGCGATGTGCTCGCCCTGCGCCGGGTGCGCGCCGTTCTGGACCACGCCGGTATCCCGTACGACGTGGCCTGGAGTCCCGGTTACCGGGCCGAGGCCCTGCATCTGTCCGACGCGGCCGAGGACTCCTACTCCCATCTGGTGTTCCTGTGCGGGCCGCTGCACGGCCCCCAGGTCGAGGAGTTGCACACCCGGTTCCGGCACTGTGTGCGCGTCGCCGTCGGCACTTCCGTGATCGACGCCTCGTCGCCGGCGGTCGGCGGCTTCCACCAGGTCCTGGCGCGCGACGCGCCCGGCGGCGCGCCCGGAGTGCGCGACCTCGCCGCCGGAGCCCCCGCCGGCGCCGCCACACCGGTCGTGGGCGTCGTCCTCACCCATGGACAGGGCGAGTACGGGCGGGCGCGGCGCCATGACGAGGTGGCCGAGGCACTGACCCGCTGGCTGGCGGCCAAGGACTGTGCCCGGCTGGAGCTGACCACCCGTCTGGACACCCGCGACTGGCGCCTGTGCGCCACTGCGGAACAGTTCGAGTCCGTGGTGCGACGGCTGGACCTGGTGGTCACCGACCGGCTGCACGGCCTGGTGGTGGCGCTGCGGTCGGGTGTTCCGGCCCTGGCGGTCGACCCCGTCGACGGCGGGGCCAAGCTGAGCGCCCAGGCGCGGGCCCTTGACTGGCCCGCCACGCTCGGCGCCGGACAGCTCCACCCCGCCGAGCTCGACCGGTGGTGGCGATGGTGTCTCACCTCGGGGCGCGCCCTGGCCGAGCGGCGCCGCCGCGAACTTTTGGCCACACCCGCGCGCGGCGCCGCCGTGGACGCCACGGACGCGGTGCTGACGGCGCTGTCGGCGGCGGTCTCCACCAGCCCCGGCCGGCCGCGCGGCGGCTGA
- a CDS encoding phage distal tail protein, which produces MASRTSTTEPGPLITADGQVQWAGLLMGPGTDYWIAAEGLTGWEELPALDTSDADRPVGHGGWPGSQWAQARTVTAQVWFAPDPDAGPQAVRDALRALRAATAVRDEEEWLAVRLHGETLAVRARVTQRVVPTDRQFTASRLAKMTLQWKASDPRRYEAVARRETVGLPRPEPGLTWPLGWPLIWGTPESTGDLNVENTGSAPAHPVITFTGPCTTPRLANRTTGDWLEYAITLAPDDELVVDTAEGTVMFNGTASRRHTATPGSAPEESFTLPPGTSQLSFRAESASGGAADVTVAWRGADW; this is translated from the coding sequence ATGGCGAGCCGGACCAGCACCACCGAACCGGGGCCGCTGATCACCGCCGATGGGCAGGTGCAGTGGGCCGGGCTGCTGATGGGCCCCGGCACCGACTACTGGATCGCCGCCGAGGGGCTCACCGGCTGGGAGGAGCTGCCCGCCCTCGACACCTCCGACGCCGACCGCCCGGTGGGGCACGGCGGCTGGCCCGGTTCGCAGTGGGCACAGGCCCGTACGGTCACCGCGCAGGTGTGGTTCGCGCCCGACCCGGACGCCGGGCCACAGGCCGTGCGCGACGCGCTGCGCGCGCTGCGCGCCGCCACCGCCGTACGCGACGAGGAGGAGTGGCTCGCGGTACGGCTGCACGGCGAGACGCTGGCCGTACGGGCCCGGGTCACCCAGCGCGTCGTACCCACCGACCGGCAGTTCACCGCAAGCCGCCTGGCGAAGATGACGCTCCAGTGGAAGGCGAGCGACCCACGCCGCTACGAGGCGGTGGCACGGCGGGAGACCGTCGGTCTCCCCCGGCCGGAGCCCGGCCTGACCTGGCCGCTCGGCTGGCCGCTGATCTGGGGCACCCCCGAGTCCACCGGCGATCTGAACGTGGAGAACACCGGCAGTGCCCCCGCCCACCCCGTGATCACCTTCACCGGTCCGTGCACCACGCCACGGCTGGCCAACCGCACCACCGGCGACTGGCTCGAGTACGCGATCACCCTCGCCCCGGACGACGAACTCGTCGTCGACACGGCCGAGGGGACCGTGATGTTCAACGGCACCGCGTCGCGACGTCACACCGCGACCCCGGGCAGCGCACCCGAGGAGTCGTTCACCCTGCCGCCCGGCACCTCCCAGCTGTCGTTCCGGGCCGAGTCCGCGTCCGGCGGGGCGGCGGACGTCACCGTCGCCTGGCGCGGTGCCGACTGGTGA
- a CDS encoding SDR family NAD(P)-dependent oxidoreductase: protein MQIDLSGKTALVTGSTQGIGFAIAAGLARAGARVAVNGRRPESVEAAIQKLEEETAGGSFVPAPGDITSEDGARQVTGAVPDADVLVNNLGIFGAAPALEISDAEWRRYFEVNVLAAVRMIRGYLPGMKDRSWGRILNVASDSAVVIPAEMIHYGMSKTALLAVTRGFAKEAAGTGVTVNSLIAGPTHTGGVEDFVYELVDPELPWEEAQREFMAKHRPQSLLQRLIEPEEIANMAVYLSSPLASATTGGAVRVDGGYVDSILP from the coding sequence GTGCAGATCGACCTTTCCGGTAAGACCGCCCTGGTCACCGGCTCCACCCAGGGCATCGGGTTCGCCATCGCGGCCGGCCTGGCGCGGGCGGGCGCCCGTGTCGCCGTCAACGGCCGCCGGCCGGAGTCCGTCGAGGCCGCCATCCAGAAGCTCGAGGAGGAGACGGCGGGCGGCTCGTTCGTCCCCGCCCCCGGCGACATCACCTCCGAGGACGGCGCCCGCCAGGTCACCGGCGCCGTTCCGGACGCCGATGTCCTGGTCAACAACCTCGGCATCTTCGGGGCCGCTCCGGCGCTGGAGATCAGCGACGCGGAGTGGCGGCGCTATTTCGAGGTGAACGTCCTGGCCGCCGTCCGGATGATCCGCGGCTATCTGCCCGGGATGAAGGACCGCTCATGGGGCCGGATCCTGAACGTCGCCAGTGACTCCGCCGTCGTCATCCCCGCCGAGATGATCCACTACGGGATGTCCAAGACCGCGCTGCTCGCCGTCACCCGCGGCTTCGCCAAGGAGGCCGCCGGCACCGGGGTCACGGTCAACTCGCTGATCGCCGGGCCGACCCACACCGGCGGGGTCGAGGACTTCGTGTACGAGCTGGTGGACCCGGAGCTGCCCTGGGAGGAGGCGCAGCGGGAGTTCATGGCCAAGCACCGGCCGCAGTCGCTGCTCCAGCGGCTGATCGAGCCCGAGGAGATCGCCAACATGGCGGTCTACCTCAGCTCCCCGCTCGCCTCGGCCACCACCGGCGGCGCCGTCCGCGTCGACGGCGGCTATGTCGACTCGATCCTCCCCTGA
- a CDS encoding permease: protein MHGDVEAEGAGGLRTAARVGTLALIAGLPVVVLGGLALWLGPRITEGLDHRAVAAWRTVFTAIVIQGVPFLLLGTVVSAIISAFVPAWVFTRVLPRNPALAVPVAGAAGAVLPGCECASVPVAGSLMRRGVAPAAALAFLLSAPAINPIVLVATYVAFPDTPWMVAARLIASLLTSVAMGWLWIRAGREEWLRLPKGPTGHTPGASRAEEFRVSLQHDFLHAGGFLVVGAAAAATFNVAVPHSVLRLFSDSLWLSLPMLGLLAVVLAVCSEADAFVAASLTGFSPTARLAFMVVGPMVDLKLIALQSGTFGRAFAVRFSSATWVMAVLCSGLVGWWLL from the coding sequence ATGCACGGCGATGTCGAGGCCGAGGGGGCCGGAGGGCTGCGCACGGCCGCGCGCGTCGGCACACTGGCCCTGATCGCGGGCCTTCCGGTGGTGGTGCTCGGCGGTCTCGCCCTCTGGCTCGGGCCGCGGATCACCGAGGGGCTGGACCACCGTGCGGTGGCCGCCTGGCGGACGGTGTTCACCGCGATCGTCATCCAGGGCGTGCCGTTCCTGCTGCTGGGCACCGTGGTGTCGGCCATCATCAGCGCGTTCGTACCGGCCTGGGTCTTCACCCGGGTGCTGCCGCGCAACCCGGCCCTCGCCGTACCCGTGGCGGGCGCCGCCGGGGCGGTGCTGCCGGGGTGCGAATGCGCGTCGGTGCCGGTGGCCGGCAGCCTCATGCGGCGCGGGGTGGCCCCGGCGGCGGCGCTGGCCTTTCTGCTGTCGGCCCCGGCCATCAACCCGATCGTGCTGGTCGCGACCTATGTGGCCTTCCCCGACACGCCCTGGATGGTGGCCGCCCGTCTGATCGCCTCGCTGCTGACGTCCGTCGCCATGGGCTGGCTGTGGATCCGGGCGGGCCGCGAGGAGTGGCTGCGGCTGCCGAAGGGGCCCACCGGGCACACCCCCGGCGCGAGCCGCGCGGAGGAGTTCCGGGTCTCGCTCCAGCACGACTTCCTGCACGCCGGGGGCTTCCTGGTGGTCGGCGCGGCGGCCGCGGCCACGTTCAATGTCGCGGTGCCGCACTCCGTGCTGCGGCTCTTCTCCGACTCCCTGTGGCTCTCGCTGCCCATGCTGGGGCTGCTCGCGGTGGTCCTCGCGGTCTGCTCCGAGGCGGACGCGTTCGTCGCCGCGTCGCTCACCGGGTTCTCGCCCACCGCCCGGCTCGCCTTCATGGTGGTCGGCCCGATGGTGGACCTGAAGCTCATCGCCCTCCAGTCCGGCACGTTCGGGCGCGCCTTCGCGGTCCGTTTCTCGTCGGCCACCTGGGTCATGGCGGTGCTGTGCAGCGGACTGGTGGGGTGGTGGCTGCTGTGA